A window of the Brassica napus cultivar Da-Ae chromosome C5, Da-Ae, whole genome shotgun sequence genome harbors these coding sequences:
- the LOC106452142 gene encoding protein REDUCED CHLOROPLAST COVERAGE 3 isoform X1 yields the protein MAPRSSKGKSNRGKGEKKKREEKVLVPSLVDITVTTPYETQVILKGVSTDKIIDVKRLLASHVDTCHLTNYSLSHQVKGHRLSDNIQVVTLKPSVLRMIPENYVEESQALTQVRRVLDIVACTTRFSSVSKASSNKLIAVGNGNPAAEGLDMVAIHPTPKLSQFYEFFSIPNVSPPILQLKKVDGEEAGERRDGDYFELKVKICNGKVIHVVASVKGFFAVGKQLSHTHSIVDLLQNVSNAFAKAYESLMKAFTDRNKFGNLPYGLRTNTWLVPPSESLSTFSPLPTEDENWGGNGGGQGRNGEHDLRPWAAEFSVLATLPCKTEEERVIRDKKAFLLHNLFVDASVRRAVRAISDVIGTNQRTSGTSDFPAGSILLEDRVGDLSIIVKRDVAGLDQNPKGAFQNEAFPLSSKELSERNLLKGITADESVIVHDIWALSTVIVKHCGYTAVVNVKGETKKGMAGLRDIVIDDLPDGGANALNLNSLRVQLHRSHSVGKSGGNQPPQFDLDDLESFRCLVHELVKNNLTKLEEERESSERSIRWELGSCWVQHLQKKETVTEDLCGKPAMNGETDLSVKGLGKQFKVLKMKNKKSENTSTVKGKEENISLRELDGEADQHFEAELKELVSEEAFSRLKESGTGLHLKSKEELTKMVYGYYDEIALPRLVADFGSLELSPVDGRTMTDFMHIRGLQMRSLGHVAKLAEDLPHIQSLCIHEMITRTFKHLLRAVIASINKMAELPGAIAASLNFMLGLHGLEGSDGISSEESCLRLQWLQKFLSTRFGWIQKDEFKHLNKVSILRGLCQKVGLELIPRDYDFDSPNPFKSSDVFGLIPVCKHVLCVSSDGRTLLESSKLALDKGKLDDAVNHGTKALAKMIAVCGPYHKNTACAYSLLAVVLYHTGDFNQATIYQQKALDINEKELGLDHPDTMKSYGDLSVFYYRLQHIELALKYVNRALFLLHFTCGLSHPNTAATYINVAMMEEGVGNVHLALRYLHEALKCNKRLLGADHIQTAASYHAIAVALSLMEAYSLSVHHEQTTLQILTKTLGSDDLRTQDAAAWLEYFESRAIEQQEAARNGIPKPDASIASKGHLSVEDLMDYISSDPDNKGSVVHRKLRRLTVSPVSDSGASADDATHSVASQHGMATLNDVVETNVTESKNEVNDPNAVVDEVEIETGDTLVHRLNVDNQTVEESALGEGWQEAYPKGRSGNGARKKFRQRQPYQRVSLNRNLNGRQDVHQHYIASPLQKTTPRPSLSKPSSLRALKNGEIDVSKKTIKPQIKSPGYAAATSTTLASKSLSYKEVALAPPGTVLKPMLEKLELNLERTETQIYRISSSSTGEESKSDAVMSDLPTEGTELPCEKEESEESVESVENLTSEPEEDLVSCREQKASDISRRKLSAAAEPYNPGGFLVTDPHSLAAEPISGTGIHSPPYYGANYPNGNGMPKTMNPDAPEFVPRRSVMKSSLHEGGDASVSVDSSSGLEAEKNAAALKKEELARQILLSFIVSSSQKEVVASKKKENKPKDDLADTSAKDSTVTEIVYRREEDSGVKENETDGGEGFVIVAKKRRKKRLTNDAAGIYHQPSSVCA from the exons ATGGCACCGAGGTCAAGCAAAGGGAAGTCAAACAGAGGGaaaggagagaagaagaagagagaagagaaagtgTTGGTGCCGAGTCTGGTTGATATCACAGTCACGACTCCTTACGAAACACAAGTGATACTCAAAGGAGTCTCTACTGACAAGATCATTGATGTGAAAAGGCTTCTGGCATCTCATGTTGACACTTGCCACCTCACCAACTATTCCCTCTCGCATCAG GTGAAAGGGCATAGATTGAGTGATAACATCCAAGTGGTTACCCTCAAGCCTTCTGTCCTCCGTATGATTCCGG AGAACTACGTGGAGGAAAGTCAAGCTTTGACTCAGGTGCGGAGAGTCCTAGACATCGTAGCGTGCACCACCAGGTTCTCCTCCGTCTCCAAAGCTTCTTCCAACAAACTCATCGCCGTCGGAAATGGCAATCCGGCAGCGGAGGGACTGGACATGGTCGCTATCCACCCGACGCCCAAGCTCTCTCAATTTTACGAGTTTTTCTCCATTCCCAACGTCTCTCCTCCGATTCTTC AGTTGAAGAAAGTGGatggtgaagaagctggagagaGGCGTGATGGTGACTATTTTGAACTTAAG GTCAAGATATGCAATGGGAAGGTTATACATGTGGTTGCATCGGTTAAAGGTTTCTTTGCCGTTGGGAAGCAGCTCTCTCATACCCATTCCATTGTTGATTTGCTTCAGAATGTCAGCAATGCTTTTGCCAAG GCTTATGAGTCACTGATGAAAGCTTTCACTGACCGGAATAAG TTTGGCAACCTTCCGTATGGGTTACGCACAAACACGTGGCTTGTACCCCCTTCTGAGTCTTTATCAACCTTCTCCCCTTTACCAACAGAGGATGAAAACTGGGGAGGGAACGGTGGAGGCCAGGGGAGGAATGGTGAACATGATCTTCGTCCCTGGGCGGCTGAGTTTTCTGTGTTAGCTACGCTTCCTTGCAAGACTGAGGAGGAGAGGGTTATTCGTGATAAGAAGGCTTTTCTGCTTCATAACCTGTTTGTTGATGCCTCTGTTCGAAGAGCTGTTAGAGCCATTTCCGACGTGATTGGTACTAATCAACGCACAAGTGGAACTAGTGACTTCCCTGCAGGCTCCATCCTTCTTGAAGATCGGGTTGGAGATTTGTCTATTATTGTAAAACGTGATGTTGCCGGCCTTGACCAGAATCCTAAAGGTGCATTTCAAAATGAAGCATTTCCTTTGTCATCCAAGGAACTTAGTGAAAGGAATCTGCTAAAAGGGATAACAGCTGATGAGAGTGTCATTGTTCAC gATATTTGGGCTTTAAGCACAGTTATTGTAAAGCACTGTGGATATACAGCGGTGGTAAATGTCAAGGGCGAAACTAAGAAGGGAATGGCTGGTTTACGTGATATTGTGATCGATGACTTACCGGATGGAGGAGCTAATGCTCTTAACCTTAACAG CTTAAGGGTTCAGCTTCACAGGTCCCATAGTGTCGGAAAATCTGGAGGGAACCAGCCTCCACAGTTTGATTTGGATGATTTAGAGTCTTTTAGATGTTTGGTACATGAACTAGTTAAAAATAACCTAACGAAGTTAGAAGAAGAAAGGGAATCTTCCGAAAGGTCCATCAGATGGGAGCTCGGTTCTTGCTGGGTTCAGCAtctacaaaagaaagaaacagtaACGGAAGATCTCTGTGGGAAGCCTGCAATGAATGGTGAGACTGACCTTTCAGTCAAAGGTTTGGGGAAACAATTTAAAGTTCTAAagatgaaaaataagaaatcagaAAATACAAGTACCGTGAAGGGAAAGGAAGAAAATATCAGTCTACGCGAGTTAGATGgggaggctgatcaacactttgAGGCTGAACTGAAGGAACTGGTTTCTGAAGAAGCTTTCTCTCGCCTAAAAGAAAGTGGAACTGGTCTCCATTTAAAG TCAAAAGAAGAGCTTACCAAGATGGTATATGGATACTATGATGAAATTGCTTTGCCAAGGCTG GTAGCAGATTTTGGATCCCTGGAGCTTTCTCCAGTTGATGGCCGCACAATGACAGACTTCATGCATATTAGAGGACTCCAAATGCGTTCTCTAGGACATGTG GCTAAACTTGCTGAGGACCTTCCTCACATACAGTCCCTCTGTATTCATGAGATGATTACGAGAACTTTCAAGCATCTTCTTAGGGCGGTTATTGCATCTATCAATAAGATGGCAGAGCTACCTGGGGCTATAGCTGCGTCATTAAATTTCATGCTTGGCCTCCATGGGTTGGAAGGGAGTGATGGAATCTCCAGTGAAGAGTCTTGTCTCAGATTACAGTGGCTACAGAAATTTCTCTCCACTAGATTTGGTTGGATACAGAAAGATGAGTTCAAGCATTTGAATAAAGTTTCCATTCTCCGAGGACTTTGCCAGAAG GTTGGGTTAGAACTAATTCCAAGAGATTATGACTTCGATTCTCCAAATCCCTTTAAGAGCTCTGATGTTTTTGGCTTGATACCTGTGTGCAAG CATGTGCTATGCGTTTCATCTGACGGAAGGACACTCTTGGAGTCATCAAAACTTGCTCTTGACAAAGGAAAACTAGATGATGCTGTCAACCATGGAACAAAG GCATTAGCCAAGATGATTGCTGTCTGTGGACCTTATCATAAAAATACTGCTTGTGCGTACAGCCTTCTAGCCGTTGTACTGTACCACACTGGCGATTTTAACCAG GCAACTATATATCAACAGAAGGCTCTGgatataaatgaaaaagaacTTGGTCTCGACCATCCCGACACTATGAAAAGCTATGGGGATCTTTCTGTATTTTATTATCGCCTTCAGCACATTGAGTTGGCACTGAA ATATGTGAACCGTgctttgtttcttcttcatttcaCTTGTGGGCTATCTCACCCGAATACTGCTGCCACATATATTAATGTGGCTATGATGGAGGAAGGAGTAGGGAACGTTCATCTAGCTCTAAGATACCTACATGAAGCTCTAAAGTGCAATAAACGATTGCTAGGAGCTGACCATATTCAG ACAGCAGCAAGCTATCATGCAATAGCTGTGGCTCTCTCTCTCATGGAAGCATATTCATTGAGTGTGCATCATGAACAGACTACACTTCAGATACTTACAAAAACACTTGGATCAGATGACCTTCGTACACAG GATGCTGCTGCATGGCTTGAATATTTTGAATCAAGGGCCATAGAGCAGCAGGAAGCAGCTCGAAATGGAATCCCAAAGCCTGATGCTTCCATTGCGAGCAAAGGCCACCTTAG TGTAGAAGATCTTATGGACTATATAAGTTCTGATCCAGACAATAAAGGAAGTGTTGTTCACAGAAAACTGCGGCGTCTCACT GTTTCACCGGTCAGTGATAGTGGTGCATCAGCTGATGATGCTACCCACTCCGTTGCTTCACAGCATGGCATGGCTACATTGAACGACGTGGTAGAAACAAATGTCACTGAGAGTAAGAACGAAGTAAATGATCCTAATGCCGTTGTGGATGAGGTCGAAATAGAGACGGGTGATACTTTAGTACACAGGCTAAATGTAGACAACCAAACTGTGGAAGAGTCAGCTTTAGGTGAGGGCTGGCAAGAGGCTTACCCAAAGGGGAGATCCGGAAATGGTGCTAGAAAGAAATTTAGACAAAGGCAGCCTTATCAGAGAGTGTCGCTTAATAGAAATCTCAATGGAAGACAGGATGTTCATCAACATTATATAGCTTCTCCCTTGCAGAAAACGACTCCAAGACCCTCACTCTCTAAGCCATCATCTCTTAGGGCTCTGAAGAATGGAGAGATAGATGTcagtaaaaaaacaattaagccACAAATAAAGTCTCCTGGTTATGCTGCGGCGACCAGTACTACTTTGGCTTCAAAGTCACTCTCATACAAAGAGGTTGCTTTGGCACCACCAGGTACAGTTCTGAAGCCGATGTTAGAAAAATTAGAACTGAATTTGGAAAGAACTGAAACTCAGATATACAGGATCTCAAGTTCATCAACCGGAGAAGAAAGCAAGTCTGATGCTGTAATGTCGGATTTGCCAACGGAAGGCACAGAGCTCCCCTGTGAAAAAGAAGAATCAGAAGAAAGTGTTGAGTCAGTAGAAAATCTAACGTCAGAGCCTGAAGAGGATTTAGTGTCCTGTCGTGAGCAAAAGGCTTCTGATATCAGCAGGAGAAAGCTGTCTGCCGCCGCAGAGCCGTACAATCCTGGAGGTTTCTTGGTTACTGATCCGCATAGTCTGGCTGCAGAGCCTATTTCCGGAACTGGAATTCATTCACCACCATATTACGGTGCTAATTACCCAAATGGAAATGGAATGCCAAAAACCATGAATCCGGATGCACCAGAGTTCGTTCCGAGGAGATCCGTGATGAAAAGCTCTCTACATGAAGGTGGAGATGCAAGTGTATCCGTTGACTCCAGCAGTGGCCTAGAGGCTGAGAAAAACGCAGCTGCGTTGAAGAAGGAAGAGCTGGCGAGGCAGATACTACTTAGCTTCATCGTAAGTTCATCCCAGAAGGAGGTTGTAGCATctaagaagaaagaaaacaagcCTAAAGATGACTTGGCAGATACCTCTGCAAAGGATAGTACAGTAACAGAGATAGTTTACAGAAGAGAAGAGGACAGTGGAGTGAAGGAAAATGAGACGGATGGAGGTGAAGGGTTTGTCATTGTTgcgaagaagaggaggaagaagcgaCTTACCAACGATGCAGCTGGGATTTACCATCAACCGTCGTCCGTTTGTGCATGA
- the LOC106452142 gene encoding protein REDUCED CHLOROPLAST COVERAGE 3 isoform X2 — protein MAPRSSKGKSNRGKGEKKKREEKVLVPSLVDITVTTPYETQVILKGVSTDKIIDVKRLLASHVDTCHLTNYSLSHQVKGHRLSDNIQVVTLKPSVLRMIPENYVEESQALTQVRRVLDIVACTTRFSSVSKASSNKLIAVGNGNPAAEGLDMVAIHPTPKLSQFYEFFSIPNVSPPILQLKKVDGEEAGERRDGDYFELKVKICNGKVIHVVASVKGFFAVGKQLSHTHSIVDLLQNVSNAFAKAYESLMKAFTDRNKFGNLPYGLRTNTWLVPPSESLSTFSPLPTEDENWGGNGGGQGRNGEHDLRPWAAEFSVLATLPCKTEEERVIRDKKAFLLHNLFVDASVRRAVRAISDVIGTNQRTSGTSDFPAGSILLEDRVGDLSIIVKRDVAGLDQNPKGAFQNEAFPLSSKELSERNLLKGITADESVIVHDIWALSTVIVKHCGYTAVVNVKGETKKGMAGLRDIVIDDLPDGGANALNLNSLRVQLHRSHSVGKSGGNQPPQFDLDDLESFRCLVHELVKNNLTKLEEERESSERSIRWELGSCWVQHLQKKETVTEDLCGKPAMNGETDLSVKGLGKQFKVLKMKNKKSENTSTVKGKEENISLRELDGEADQHFEAELKELVSEEAFSRLKESGTGLHLKSKEELTKMVYGYYDEIALPRLVADFGSLELSPVDGRTMTDFMHIRGLQMRSLGHVAKLAEDLPHIQSLCIHEMITRTFKHLLRAVIASINKMAELPGAIAASLNFMLGLHGLEGSDGISSEESCLRLQWLQKFLSTRFGWIQKDEFKHLNKVSILRGLCQKVGLELIPRDYDFDSPNPFKSSDVFGLIPVCKHVLCVSSDGRTLLESSKLALDKGKLDDAVNHGTKALAKMIAVCGPYHKNTACAYSLLAVVLYHTGDFNQATIYQQKALDINEKELGLDHPDTMKSYGDLSVFYYRLQHIELALKYVNRALFLLHFTCGLSHPNTAATYINVAMMEEGVGNVHLALRYLHEALKCNKRLLGADHIQTAASYHAIAVALSLMEAYSLSVHHEQTTLQILTKTLGSDDLRTQDAAAWLEYFESRAIEQQEAARNGIPKPDASIASKGHLSVEDLMDYISSDPDNKGSVVHRKLRRLTVSPVSDSGASADDATHSVASQHGMATLNDVVETNVTESKNEVNDPNAVVDEVEIETGDTLVHRLNVDNQTVEESALGEGWQEAYPKGRSGNGARKKFRQRQPYQRVSLNRNLNGRQDVHQHYIASPLQKTTPRPSLSKPSSLRALKNGEIDVSKKTIKPQIKSPGYAAATSTTLASKSLSYKEVALAPPGSQVHQPEKKASLML, from the exons ATGGCACCGAGGTCAAGCAAAGGGAAGTCAAACAGAGGGaaaggagagaagaagaagagagaagagaaagtgTTGGTGCCGAGTCTGGTTGATATCACAGTCACGACTCCTTACGAAACACAAGTGATACTCAAAGGAGTCTCTACTGACAAGATCATTGATGTGAAAAGGCTTCTGGCATCTCATGTTGACACTTGCCACCTCACCAACTATTCCCTCTCGCATCAG GTGAAAGGGCATAGATTGAGTGATAACATCCAAGTGGTTACCCTCAAGCCTTCTGTCCTCCGTATGATTCCGG AGAACTACGTGGAGGAAAGTCAAGCTTTGACTCAGGTGCGGAGAGTCCTAGACATCGTAGCGTGCACCACCAGGTTCTCCTCCGTCTCCAAAGCTTCTTCCAACAAACTCATCGCCGTCGGAAATGGCAATCCGGCAGCGGAGGGACTGGACATGGTCGCTATCCACCCGACGCCCAAGCTCTCTCAATTTTACGAGTTTTTCTCCATTCCCAACGTCTCTCCTCCGATTCTTC AGTTGAAGAAAGTGGatggtgaagaagctggagagaGGCGTGATGGTGACTATTTTGAACTTAAG GTCAAGATATGCAATGGGAAGGTTATACATGTGGTTGCATCGGTTAAAGGTTTCTTTGCCGTTGGGAAGCAGCTCTCTCATACCCATTCCATTGTTGATTTGCTTCAGAATGTCAGCAATGCTTTTGCCAAG GCTTATGAGTCACTGATGAAAGCTTTCACTGACCGGAATAAG TTTGGCAACCTTCCGTATGGGTTACGCACAAACACGTGGCTTGTACCCCCTTCTGAGTCTTTATCAACCTTCTCCCCTTTACCAACAGAGGATGAAAACTGGGGAGGGAACGGTGGAGGCCAGGGGAGGAATGGTGAACATGATCTTCGTCCCTGGGCGGCTGAGTTTTCTGTGTTAGCTACGCTTCCTTGCAAGACTGAGGAGGAGAGGGTTATTCGTGATAAGAAGGCTTTTCTGCTTCATAACCTGTTTGTTGATGCCTCTGTTCGAAGAGCTGTTAGAGCCATTTCCGACGTGATTGGTACTAATCAACGCACAAGTGGAACTAGTGACTTCCCTGCAGGCTCCATCCTTCTTGAAGATCGGGTTGGAGATTTGTCTATTATTGTAAAACGTGATGTTGCCGGCCTTGACCAGAATCCTAAAGGTGCATTTCAAAATGAAGCATTTCCTTTGTCATCCAAGGAACTTAGTGAAAGGAATCTGCTAAAAGGGATAACAGCTGATGAGAGTGTCATTGTTCAC gATATTTGGGCTTTAAGCACAGTTATTGTAAAGCACTGTGGATATACAGCGGTGGTAAATGTCAAGGGCGAAACTAAGAAGGGAATGGCTGGTTTACGTGATATTGTGATCGATGACTTACCGGATGGAGGAGCTAATGCTCTTAACCTTAACAG CTTAAGGGTTCAGCTTCACAGGTCCCATAGTGTCGGAAAATCTGGAGGGAACCAGCCTCCACAGTTTGATTTGGATGATTTAGAGTCTTTTAGATGTTTGGTACATGAACTAGTTAAAAATAACCTAACGAAGTTAGAAGAAGAAAGGGAATCTTCCGAAAGGTCCATCAGATGGGAGCTCGGTTCTTGCTGGGTTCAGCAtctacaaaagaaagaaacagtaACGGAAGATCTCTGTGGGAAGCCTGCAATGAATGGTGAGACTGACCTTTCAGTCAAAGGTTTGGGGAAACAATTTAAAGTTCTAAagatgaaaaataagaaatcagaAAATACAAGTACCGTGAAGGGAAAGGAAGAAAATATCAGTCTACGCGAGTTAGATGgggaggctgatcaacactttgAGGCTGAACTGAAGGAACTGGTTTCTGAAGAAGCTTTCTCTCGCCTAAAAGAAAGTGGAACTGGTCTCCATTTAAAG TCAAAAGAAGAGCTTACCAAGATGGTATATGGATACTATGATGAAATTGCTTTGCCAAGGCTG GTAGCAGATTTTGGATCCCTGGAGCTTTCTCCAGTTGATGGCCGCACAATGACAGACTTCATGCATATTAGAGGACTCCAAATGCGTTCTCTAGGACATGTG GCTAAACTTGCTGAGGACCTTCCTCACATACAGTCCCTCTGTATTCATGAGATGATTACGAGAACTTTCAAGCATCTTCTTAGGGCGGTTATTGCATCTATCAATAAGATGGCAGAGCTACCTGGGGCTATAGCTGCGTCATTAAATTTCATGCTTGGCCTCCATGGGTTGGAAGGGAGTGATGGAATCTCCAGTGAAGAGTCTTGTCTCAGATTACAGTGGCTACAGAAATTTCTCTCCACTAGATTTGGTTGGATACAGAAAGATGAGTTCAAGCATTTGAATAAAGTTTCCATTCTCCGAGGACTTTGCCAGAAG GTTGGGTTAGAACTAATTCCAAGAGATTATGACTTCGATTCTCCAAATCCCTTTAAGAGCTCTGATGTTTTTGGCTTGATACCTGTGTGCAAG CATGTGCTATGCGTTTCATCTGACGGAAGGACACTCTTGGAGTCATCAAAACTTGCTCTTGACAAAGGAAAACTAGATGATGCTGTCAACCATGGAACAAAG GCATTAGCCAAGATGATTGCTGTCTGTGGACCTTATCATAAAAATACTGCTTGTGCGTACAGCCTTCTAGCCGTTGTACTGTACCACACTGGCGATTTTAACCAG GCAACTATATATCAACAGAAGGCTCTGgatataaatgaaaaagaacTTGGTCTCGACCATCCCGACACTATGAAAAGCTATGGGGATCTTTCTGTATTTTATTATCGCCTTCAGCACATTGAGTTGGCACTGAA ATATGTGAACCGTgctttgtttcttcttcatttcaCTTGTGGGCTATCTCACCCGAATACTGCTGCCACATATATTAATGTGGCTATGATGGAGGAAGGAGTAGGGAACGTTCATCTAGCTCTAAGATACCTACATGAAGCTCTAAAGTGCAATAAACGATTGCTAGGAGCTGACCATATTCAG ACAGCAGCAAGCTATCATGCAATAGCTGTGGCTCTCTCTCTCATGGAAGCATATTCATTGAGTGTGCATCATGAACAGACTACACTTCAGATACTTACAAAAACACTTGGATCAGATGACCTTCGTACACAG GATGCTGCTGCATGGCTTGAATATTTTGAATCAAGGGCCATAGAGCAGCAGGAAGCAGCTCGAAATGGAATCCCAAAGCCTGATGCTTCCATTGCGAGCAAAGGCCACCTTAG TGTAGAAGATCTTATGGACTATATAAGTTCTGATCCAGACAATAAAGGAAGTGTTGTTCACAGAAAACTGCGGCGTCTCACT GTTTCACCGGTCAGTGATAGTGGTGCATCAGCTGATGATGCTACCCACTCCGTTGCTTCACAGCATGGCATGGCTACATTGAACGACGTGGTAGAAACAAATGTCACTGAGAGTAAGAACGAAGTAAATGATCCTAATGCCGTTGTGGATGAGGTCGAAATAGAGACGGGTGATACTTTAGTACACAGGCTAAATGTAGACAACCAAACTGTGGAAGAGTCAGCTTTAGGTGAGGGCTGGCAAGAGGCTTACCCAAAGGGGAGATCCGGAAATGGTGCTAGAAAGAAATTTAGACAAAGGCAGCCTTATCAGAGAGTGTCGCTTAATAGAAATCTCAATGGAAGACAGGATGTTCATCAACATTATATAGCTTCTCCCTTGCAGAAAACGACTCCAAGACCCTCACTCTCTAAGCCATCATCTCTTAGGGCTCTGAAGAATGGAGAGATAGATGTcagtaaaaaaacaattaagccACAAATAAAGTCTCCTGGTTATGCTGCGGCGACCAGTACTACTTTGGCTTCAAAGTCACTCTCATACAAAGAGGTTGCTTTGGCACCACCAG GATCTCAAGTTCATCAACCGGAGAAGAAAGCAAGTCTGATGCTGTAA
- the LOC106452170 gene encoding zinc finger BED domain-containing protein DAYSLEEPER-like, translating to MDPNPPEVVDTSVSSDSQQPAARRRKRKSLVWDHFTTEATSSDTTKALCKHCNKSYAYINGAKASGTSHLKRHIELGICSKCPKTSLTPQGKEDETTASSCPPPPKKGSYAPLDQDHCNREMAKMIIMHDYPLHMVEHCGFAGFLKALRPQYSMASFDAIHGGCVSMFLSQKEKLLEFIGEIPGGVNLTVDVWSSRQSVGYAFVTGHFVDKDWNLSSRLLNVAVVACPDSDFALNQPVASCLSDWKLEGKISSLTVSQSLVSKTCVESLRGFLSFRNQHVLNGQLLMGKCYARVLSSMAQDALGDEQLRATIKKVRDSIKFVKTNDDCGDKFDELKRLFPTDVPYKDLLFDNQTRWDTSYNMLVGACEHKQVFSCLETCYPDYKISISPEEWRKVESLCSCLKILFEAGSVLARPNRLTANELYDEMTKLQLELSHAAMGDDVDARNTVNALREKFDLYWRGCFLVLAVAVVMDPRFKMKHIKDTFTNAYGEDAEDWIKSVSDAVHDLFLNYSGHNLLDEYVEIEVAEEPDFQQDMPQDANTGDVQSVDETSPQVEQTIESRPIAEEEEHASITVEQTSVCKVEKQNVEGVCEVVSEEHQQLGDESEDHTLFMGDELLEEGSTLVTIGDFDIDMSDMKTEMDQYLDDTLVLMSDSFDVLGWWKLNSINYPILSKIAVDLLSVPFSTVSPDSVFDTEVKQMDSYKASLPRVTLEALLCTKDWLKNQTH from the coding sequence ATGGATCCAAATCCTCCAGAGGTCGTTGACACCAGCGTCTCATCAGATTCACAACAACCCGCCgccaggaggaggaagaggaagtcTTTGGTGTGGGATCACTTCACCACCGAGGCCACTAGCTCCGACACCACCAAAGCCTTGTGCAAGCACTGCAACAAGTCGTACGCTTACATAAACGGCGCCAAAGCTTCGGGGACTAGCCACCTTAAGCGCCACATTGAGTTGGGTATATGTTCCAAGTGCCCTAAGACCAGTCTCACCCCTCAGGGAAAGGAGGACGAGACCACCGCTTCTTCTTGTCCTCCTCCTCCCAAGAAAGGGTCTTATGCCCCTTTGGATCAAGATCACTGTAACCGTGAGATGGCGAAGATGATTATTATGCATGATTACCCTCTTCATATGGTTGAGCATTGTGGTTTCGCTGGTTTTTTAAAGGCGCTTCGTCCTCAGTATAGTATGGCGAGCTTTGATGCTATTCATGGGGGTTGTGTTAGCATGTTCTTGTCTCAAAAGGAGAAGCTTTTGGAGTTTATTGGAGAGATTCCTGGGGGAGTTAATCTTACTGTAGATGTGTGGTCGTCGAGGCAGTCAGTGGGTTATGCCTTTGTGACAGGACACTTTGTTGATAAAGACTGGAACTTGAGTAGCCGTCTGTTAAATGTTGCTGTTGTGGCTTGTCCTGATTCGGATTTCGCGTTGAACCAGCCTGTTGCTAGTTGCTTATCTGATTGGAAGCTGGAGGGGAAGATCTCTAGCCTCACTGTCAGCCAATCGTTAGTAAGCAAAACGTGCGTTGAGAGTCTGAGAGGCTTCTTGTCGTTCAGGAACCAGCATGTGTTGAACGGTCAGTTGTTGATGGGGAAATGCTACGCTCGCGTCCTGAGCAGTATGGCACAAGATGCGCTTGGAGACGAGCAGCTTCGAGCGACTATAAAGAAAGTCAGAGATAGCATCAAGTTTGTTAAGACAAACGACGATTGTGGAGACAAGTTTGATGAGCTGAAGAGACTTTTCCCGACCGATGTTCCGTACAAAGATCTTCTCTTCGACAACCAGACGAGATGGGACACGAGTTACAACATGCTGGTGGGGGCCTGTGAGCATAAGCAAGTGTTTTCTTGTTTGGAAACATGCTATCCTGATTACAAAATATCGATATCTCCTGAAGAGTGGAGAAAGGTTGAGAGCCTCTGCTCGTGCTTGAAGATTCTTTTCGAAGCGGGTAGCGTCTTGGCTAGGCCAAACCGTTTGACAGCAAATGAATTGTACGATGAGATGACAAAGCTTCAGCTGGAGCTGAGCCACGCAGCCATGGGTGACGACGTGGATGCCAGGAACACTGTGAACGCGTTGAGGGAGAAATTCGACTTGTACTGGAGAGGTTGCTTCCTGGTTTTGGCGGTTGCTGTGGTCATGGATCCTCGGTTCAAGATGAAACACATTAAGGACACGTTTACTAATGCGTATGGTGAAGATGCAGAAGACTGGATCAAGAGCGTCAGTGATGCTGTCCATGATCTGTTCCTAAACTACAGTGGACACAACCTGCTGGATGAGTATGTGGAAATAGAGGTGGCTGAAGAACCTGACTTCCAACAAGACATGCCTCAAGATGCCAACACAGGGGATGTACAATCAGTAGATGAGACAAGTCCACAAGTAGAGCAAACCATAGAGTCACGTCCAatagcagaggaagaagagcacGCCTCAATTACAGTAGAGCAAACTAGTGTGTGTAAGGTAGAGAAGCAGAATGTGGAAGGGGTATGTGAAGTAGTGAGTGAAGAGCACCAGCAACTTGGTGATGAATCTGAAGACCACACGTTGTTTATGGGTGACGAGCTTCTAGAGGAAGGATCTACTCTCGTCACGATTGGAGACTTTGATATTGACATGTCAGATATGAAAACGGAGATGGATCAATACCTAGATGATACTTTGGTTCTGATGTCTGATTCCTTCGACGTTCTGGGCTGGTGGAAGCTCAACAGCATCAACTACCCTATACTCTCTAAGATAGCTGTTGATCTTCTCTCCGTCCCTTTCAGCACCGTCTCACCTGACTCCGTATTCGACACAGAAGTGAAGCAGATGGACAGTTATAAGGCTTCTCTTCCTCGTGTAACCTTGGAAGCTCTCTTGTGCACCAAGGACTGGCTCAAAAACCAAACACACTGA